The nucleotide sequence ATCGACGTTTGAGGCTTCGCAGCTAAAACATTTGGTCGAATTTAGGGGAACCGAACAGACACCGGTGCAAAACATCACCCTAAAAAACATTGAATTTACCCAAACGGCCCGCACTTTTATGGAAAAGTACGAACCGCTTTTGCGTTCCGATTGGACAATATATCGTGGTGGAGCAATTGTTTTTGAAGGCACTGAAAATTGTTCGCTTACCGGCTGCTATCTTCATAATTTAGGAGGCAATGCCGTTTTTTTCTCCAATTACAACCGTAATTCAGGTATTTCGTCGTCGCATATCACGCAGATTGGCGCAAGTGCCATTTGCTTTGTTGGCGACCCAAATGCCGTCAGGTCTGCCGTATTTAATTATGATGTCCATGGATCTTACGATCATATAGACCGTCAGCAAGGTCCAAAATCAAACAATTATCCGGCGGATTGTTTTGTTCGGGATAATTTAATACATACAATAGGTTTATTTGAAAAGCAGATAACCGGTGTGGAGTTATCCATGAGCAAGTCGATCACAGTGAGCCACAACAGCATTTATGATGTTCCGCGGGCAGGAATCAATGTGAGCGAAGGCACCTGGGGCGGACATATTATCGAGTACAACGATGTGTTTGAGACTGTGAAGGAAACCGGCGACCATGGCTCGTTCAATTCCTGGGGGCGCGACCGCTACTGGCATCCTGACCGCCAGAAAATGAACAAATTTACTGTCCAAGAACCTTCGTTGATTTTGGCCGATGTTACTTCAACCATCATCATCCGCAACAACCGGTTCCGTTGCGACCGCGGTTGGGATATCGACTTAGACGATGGATCGTGCAATTACCATATTTATAACAACTTGTGTCTGAATGGTGGAATAAAACTTCGTGAAGGGTTTAATCGTGTGGTCGAAAATAATATCCTGATCAACAACACTTTTCACCCGCACGTGTGGTTCGAAAACAGTGGTGATGTTTTTTCAAGAAACATTGTTATGCGACCTTATAAACCCATCAAACTGACAAGCTGGGGAGCGATGGTCGATTATAACATATTTACCAGTGACAATGCTTTATCCGAAGTCCAAAACCATGGCGTTGACAAGCATTCTATTTTTTGCCCAGTGGAGTTTCAGGATGCCGCTCACGGAAATTTTACTGTAAAAAGTAAAATAAGTCAGGTATTCCGCATTGGATTCCAAAACTTTGATATGGATGGATTTGGCGTTTTATCACCCAACTTGAAATGCATTGCAAAAACTCCAAATATAACCTTGCCTCAGATACAAACTGAAAATGTGTCTGCAATCATTGTCGAATGGCAGGGATTGCGAATTAAGAACCTTGAAACATTAGGCGAGCGTTCTGCAACCGGGATGGATTCCGAACGTGGTGTATATGTGGTTTCAATGGCAAAATTTGATAGCGGACTCAAAGGTCTCTTGCTCGAAAATGATGTAATCATTAAGTTTAGCGGTAAGGTAATCAACAATTTGAATGATTTGCGAAATGCAACTAATCAGGCCGATCTGACCAAACCGATAGAAGTTGTGGTTTTCAGAAACCAAAAAGAGACTTCAGTTACAATTCCGAAAAATACATTATCAATACAATGATATAAATAATATATAATGAATAAAATTAATTCACTTAGATATAAGGCATTGTTTTGCCTGCTGTTTGTTTGCTCTTTTACAATGTTTGCGCAAAACCATCAGGAAAGAAAACAACTGTTTGATTCCAACTGGAAGTTCTTTTTGGGAGATGTACAAGATGCAAAGGCTGTAAATTTTAACGATGAGCATTGGCGTAGCCTCGATTTGCCGCATGATTGGAGTATCGAAGGGGAAGTAAATCCTAAGAAT is from Bacteroidota bacterium and encodes:
- a CDS encoding PDZ domain-containing protein: DAQTIYFVSPKGSDKNSGTEKSPLKSIKTAQYKARGQKGEVTVYLRGGEYRLSEPLIFTPLDGNNGKHLTLSAYPGENVVISGGVSLKLQWQPYKNGIMQARLSSKIAIDMLTVNGKIRSMARYPNYDSTAVRFNGTSADATSPERVKTWKNPAGGLLHVMHVSDWGDFHYRITGKDEKGELKMEGGWQNNRPNGLSKDNRMVENIFEELDAPGEWYYDSKEAILYYYPVPGEDVAKSTFEASQLKHLVEFRGTEQTPVQNITLKNIEFTQTARTFMEKYEPLLRSDWTIYRGGAIVFEGTENCSLTGCYLHNLGGNAVFFSNYNRNSGISSSHITQIGASAICFVGDPNAVRSAVFNYDVHGSYDHIDRQQGPKSNNYPADCFVRDNLIHTIGLFEKQITGVELSMSKSITVSHNSIYDVPRAGINVSEGTWGGHIIEYNDVFETVKETGDHGSFNSWGRDRYWHPDRQKMNKFTVQEPSLILADVTSTIIIRNNRFRCDRGWDIDLDDGSCNYHIYNNLCLNGGIKLREGFNRVVENNILINNTFHPHVWFENSGDVFSRNIVMRPYKPIKLTSWGAMVDYNIFTSDNALSEVQNHGVDKHSIFCPVEFQDAAHGNFTVKSKISQVFRIGFQNFDMDGFGVLSPNLKCIAKTPNITLPQIQTENVSAIIVEWQGLRIKNLETLGERSATGMDSERGVYVVSMAKFDSGLKGLLLENDVIIKFSGKVINNLNDLRNATNQADLTKPIEVVVFRNQKETSVTIPKNTLSIQ